From a single Osmerus eperlanus chromosome 8, fOsmEpe2.1, whole genome shotgun sequence genomic region:
- the pou3f2a gene encoding POU domain, class 3, transcription factor 2a, which yields MSGVLSGVTTSVNRSWPIKSGARRTSGARLCVPLAQRPGDRERRLVAPWRRRVTVKGCSFLTGAITPVPRVMATAASNHYSVLSSPSSAPPPHSESGSMQQAAVYRDAHTLLQNDYTLSGGGHPLSHAHQWITALSHGDGVPWPSSPLGEQDVKPVLQNSDREELQNSASLQQQQRHPHLAHQTHHDARAWRTSTATTHIPGMATSDGQSLVYSQSGFGLVGGEQGMHHHGLRDEEHHSHSPHLSEHGGGHQQSLAHHQHGGHADHSDEDTPTSDDLEQFAKQFKQRRIKLGFTQADVGLALGTLYGNVFSQTTICRFEALQLSFKNMCKLKPLLNKWLEEADSTSGSPTSLDKIAAQGRKRKKRTSIEVGVKGALESHFLKCPKPGAAEITSIADSLQLEKEVVRVWFCNRRQKEKRMTPAGGQLQGGEDMYGDTPPHHGGQTPVQ from the coding sequence ATGAGCGGGGTGCTGTCAGGGGTAACCACATCTGTCAACCGTTCTTGGCCAATAAAGAGCGGAGCGAGGCGGACCTCAGGTGCGCGCCTCTGCGTCCCCTTGGCCCAGCGCccgggagatagagagagacgccTAGTTGCCCCGTGGCGGAGGAGAGTTACTGTCAAAGGCTGCTCGTTTTTAACTGGAGCCATCACTCCGGTTCCAAGAGTTATGGCGACCGCAGCATCCAACCACTATAGCGTCCTCTCTAGCCCCAGCAGCGCGCCTCCGCCGCACTCGGAGTCCGGGAGCATGCAGCAAGCGGCAGTGTACAGGGACGCGCACACCCTGCTCCAGAACGACTACACGTTATCGGGCGGCGGTCATCCGCTCAGCCACGCGCACCAGTGGATAACTGCTCTGTCGCACGGGGACGGGGTGCCCTGGCCGTCGAGTCCCCTCGGAGAGCAGGACGTGAAGCCCGTGCTGCAGAACAGTGACCGCGAGGAGCTGCAGAATTCCGCTAGTCTGCAGCAGCAACAGCGACACCCTCACCTCgcgcaccagacacaccacgacGCCAGGGCATGGCGAACGAGCACGGCCACCACGCATATTCCCGGTATGGCGACGTCTGACGGACAGAGCCTCGTGTATTCCCAGTCGGGGTTCGGTCTGGTCGGGGGCGAGCAGGGGATGCATCATCACGGCCTGCGGGACGAGGAGCACCACAGCCATAGTCCGCACCTGAGCGAGCACGGCGGTGGCCACCAGCAGTCCCTCGCGCACCACCAGCACGGGGGACACGCGGACCATTCGGACGAGGACACGCCGACCTCGGACGACCTGGAGCAGTTCGCCAAGCAGTTTAAGCAGCGGCGCATCAAGCTGGGCTTCACGCAGGCGGATGTGGGGCTGGCTCTCGGGACTCTGTATGGAAACGTGTTTTCCCAGACCACTATCTGTAGATTTGAAGCACTGCAACTAAGCTTCAAAAACATGTGCAAACTCAAGCCCTTACTGAACAAGTGGCTCGAGGAAGCAGACTCCACGTCGGGGAGCCCCACAAGCCTGGATAAGATCGCGGCgcaggggagaaagaggaaaaagcGGACCTCCATTGAGGTGGGCGTGAAGGGGGCTCTGGAAAGCCATTTTCTCAAATGCCCCAAACCGGGCGCGGCGGAGATCACCTCCATAGCGGACAGCCtgcagctggagaaggaggttGTGAGGGTTTGGTTCTGTAACAGGCGACAGAAGGAGAAGCGAATGACACCCGCCGGAGGACAgttacagggaggagaggacatgtATGGCGACACTCCCCCGCATCACGGCGGCCAGACTCCGGTGCAATGA
- the faxca gene encoding failed axon connections homolog, with translation MFWRVGFAWTRPCVVDLGRNQSFSFGLCGSDENVSFYGYIVAYPLQDYGGIMSALGSDSWWRKTLYITGGALLAAAAYLLHELLAIRKEQELDSKDAIILHQFSRPQTGAPSLSPACLKMETYLRMVDLPYQNYFDGKLSPQGKMPWIEYNRQQVCGTEFIIDFLEAKLGVSLNSRLNPQERALSRAIIKMVEEHFYWTMAYCQWVDRLEDTQRLLALSGPLSDSLRWIFAHLTSGIVRREMYGHGIGRFSKEEVYALMEKDMRTLATLLGDKRYLMGSQLTTVDAAVFSHLAPAMWTLPGSRPEQLIKGELINLAMYCERIRRRFWPEWFVDLEDFCYGDSSEDSGQPDLGLYSHTDTFQETPHTHMPAEPLSPHTHKHTPAEPLSPDSDRTGQSLYDSDMDTECSEIEQFKC, from the exons ATGTTCTGGCGCGTCGGGTTTGCCTGGACGCGGCCGTGTGTGGTTGATCTCGGCCGGAACCAGAGTTTCTCATTCGGTCTTTGCGGCTCCGATGAGAACGTCTCGTTCTACGGGTACATCGTCGCCTATCCACTGCAGGACTACGGCGGGATCATGTCAGCTTTGGGCTCGGACTCATGGTGGCGGAAAACGCTGTATATAACCGGGGGGGCTCTGCTTGCTGCCGCTGCCTATCTACTGCACGAGCTGCTAGCCATCAG GAAGGAGCAGGAGCTGGACTCTAAGGATGCCATCATCCTGCACCAGTTCTCCCGGCCTCAGACtggtgccccctctctctcgcccgccTGCCTCAAGATGGAGACCTACCTGCGCATGGTCGACCTGCCCTACCAG AACTACTTTGATGGGAAGCTGTCCCCACAGGGTAAAATGCCCTGGATAGAGTACAACAGGCAGCAGGTTTGTGGGACAGAGTTCATCATCGACTTCCTGGAGGCCAAGCTGGGCGTGAGCCTGAACAGCAGGCTGAACCCCCAGGAGAGGGCGCTGTCGCGTGCCATCATCAAGATGGTTGAGGAGCACTTCTACTG gaccATGGCGTACTGCCAGTGGGTGGACCGTCTGGAAGACACCCAGAGGCTGCTGGCGCTGAGCGGCCCACTGAGCGACTCCCTCCGCTGGATCTTCGCTCACCTGACAAGCGGCATCGTCAGGAGAGAGATGTACGGACACGGGATTGGTCGCTTCTCCAAGGAGGAAGTGTACGCTCTGATGGAAAAGGACATGCGTACTCTGGCGACCCTGCTAG GTGATAAGAGGTACCTGATGGGCTCCCAGCTGACCACGGTCGATGCTGCAGTGTTCAGCCATCTGGCCCCTGCTATGTGGACGCTGCCCGGCTCACGACCAGAGCAGCTCATCAAAG GTGAACTGATCAACCTGGCCATGTACTGTGAGAGGATTCGCCGGCGCTTCTGGCCTGAGTGGTTTGTGGACCTGGAGGACTTCTGCTACGGCGACAGCAGCGAGGACAGCGGGCAGCCAGACCTGGGACTCTACTCTCACACAGATACCTTCCAggagaccccccacacacacatgccggcTGAGCCcttgtccccacacacacacaaacacactccggcTGAGCCCCTCTCCCCAGACAGCGACCGGACGGGCCAGTCGCTCTACGACTCTGACATGGACACGGAGTGTTCCGAGATAGAACAGTTCAAGTGTTGA